The following are from one region of the Haloactinomyces albus genome:
- a CDS encoding PaaI family thioesterase, with amino-acid sequence MTDTPSDQTHLLIATMPFAESLGIQLDSAESHEVRGHVDWAAHRCTLGGFLHGGVIMSLADSLGAICAYLHLADGATTSTIESSSNFFRGIQTGSLHGVCRPLHAGRTTIAVQTDLFDDQQRRIAQTTQTQMVLTEQE; translated from the coding sequence ATGACCGACACACCCTCCGACCAAACCCACCTGCTGATCGCCACCATGCCCTTCGCCGAATCCCTCGGAATACAGCTCGACTCCGCCGAATCCCACGAGGTACGCGGCCACGTCGACTGGGCAGCACACCGATGCACCCTCGGTGGCTTCCTCCACGGCGGCGTCATCATGTCCCTGGCCGACAGCCTCGGCGCGATCTGCGCCTACCTCCACCTGGCCGACGGCGCCACCACCTCCACCATCGAATCCAGCAGCAACTTCTTCCGCGGCATCCAAACGGGCAGCCTGCACGGCGTGTGCCGGCCGCTACACGCAGGCCGCACCACGATCGCCGTCCAAACCGACCTGTTCGACGACCAGCAACGCCGTATCGCCCAAACCACCCAGACCCAAATGGTTCTCACCGAGCAGGAGTAG
- a CDS encoding 3-keto-5-aminohexanoate cleavage protein, which produces MLQVCLNGARSPREHHHLPVRPEDLAHAAATSIAAGAHDIHLHPKAPDGTDSLDAPIVAATLRAVRAAAPDTPIGVTTETWSTPDPQARITAIRTWPLLPDHASVNWHDTGADDIAEELLQHGIGIEATLQSGTGSEKDFLRSPLRHHVRRVLAEVTDLTARGSTGTAEAFLHRLEPATAPILLHGHAAGAWPVLDLALRRRLDTRIGLEDTLQLPGGEIAEDNAALVTAARNRNPHLRGEELR; this is translated from the coding sequence ATGCTGCAGGTCTGCCTCAACGGTGCCCGCTCTCCCCGCGAACACCACCACCTGCCGGTGCGCCCCGAAGACCTCGCGCACGCAGCCGCCACCAGCATCGCCGCCGGAGCCCACGACATCCACCTACACCCCAAAGCCCCCGACGGCACCGACAGCCTCGACGCCCCCATCGTGGCCGCCACCCTGCGCGCCGTACGCGCAGCCGCCCCAGACACCCCCATCGGCGTGACCACCGAAACCTGGAGCACCCCCGACCCCCAGGCACGCATCACCGCCATCCGCACCTGGCCCCTGCTGCCCGACCACGCCTCGGTCAACTGGCACGACACCGGCGCCGACGACATCGCCGAGGAACTCCTGCAACACGGCATCGGCATCGAAGCAACCCTACAGTCGGGCACCGGATCCGAAAAGGACTTCCTCCGCTCACCACTCCGCCACCATGTCCGGCGCGTGCTGGCCGAAGTCACCGACCTCACCGCACGCGGCTCGACCGGCACCGCCGAAGCATTCCTGCACCGCCTGGAACCCGCCACCGCACCCATCCTGCTGCACGGGCACGCCGCAGGTGCCTGGCCGGTGCTCGACCTGGCCCTGCGCCGCCGACTCGACACGCGCATCGGCCTGGAAGACACCCTGCAACTGCCCGGAGGCGAGATCGCCGAGGACAACGCCGCACTCGTCACCGCAGCCCGCAACCGCAACCCCCACCTTCGAGGAGAGGAGCTCCGATGA
- a CDS encoding gamma carbonic anhydrase family protein: MNTDHTARTNRPDLAFEGHEPDLAEQAWAAPGSTLIGRVRLAHQANVWYGAVLRADLDTITIGARSNIQDGCVLHADPGFPITVGDGVTVGHRAVLHGCTVGEGSLIGMGAVVLNGTTIGQGCLIAAGAVVLEGTEIPPGSLVAGTPAKVRRDLTADEQSALHLSAQQYVDLADRHRHTESPHSSE, translated from the coding sequence GTGAATACCGACCACACAGCACGAACGAACCGGCCCGATCTCGCTTTCGAAGGCCACGAACCGGACCTGGCCGAACAGGCATGGGCAGCACCGGGCAGCACCCTGATCGGCCGGGTACGGCTGGCGCACCAGGCCAATGTCTGGTACGGCGCGGTCCTGCGCGCCGATCTGGATACCATCACCATCGGAGCCCGCAGCAACATCCAGGACGGCTGTGTCCTGCACGCCGACCCCGGATTCCCCATCACGGTCGGCGACGGCGTCACAGTGGGCCACCGCGCGGTGCTGCACGGCTGCACAGTCGGGGAGGGGTCGCTGATCGGCATGGGCGCGGTCGTACTCAACGGCACCACGATCGGACAAGGATGCCTCATCGCGGCCGGAGCGGTGGTGCTGGAAGGAACCGAGATTCCACCGGGATCCCTGGTGGCCGGAACCCCCGCCAAGGTCCGCCGGGACCTCACCGCCGACGAACAGTCCGCCCTGCACCTGTCGGCGCAGCAGTATGTCGACCTCGCCGACCGGCATCGCCACACCGAATCGCCCCACAGCTCGGAATAA
- a CDS encoding class I SAM-dependent methyltransferase, protein MHTSTNTEVRRFFDRIADRYDRQIGVCERLLFPGSRQWAVKHARGRVIEIAVGTGLNLPLYPAEATVVGIELSERMLQLAHERVATEALADRVELRQGDVQALPFPDASADTVVSTFTICTIPDPAAAVREAYRVLRPGGRCVLVEHGPSDKAIVRAGMRLAEYGTARFAADHLTRDPVPLLEQAGFRIDAVSRAKAGIAFHVLADRP, encoded by the coding sequence ATGCACACGTCCACCAACACCGAGGTACGTCGATTCTTCGACAGGATCGCCGACCGCTACGACCGCCAGATCGGAGTGTGTGAGCGCCTTCTGTTCCCCGGTAGCCGGCAGTGGGCCGTCAAGCACGCCCGTGGTCGGGTCATCGAGATCGCGGTCGGCACCGGGCTGAACCTGCCGCTGTATCCGGCAGAGGCCACCGTGGTCGGGATCGAGCTGTCCGAACGGATGCTGCAGCTCGCACATGAGCGCGTGGCCACCGAGGCGCTCGCCGATCGGGTCGAGCTGCGCCAGGGGGATGTTCAAGCCTTACCCTTTCCCGATGCCAGTGCCGACACGGTGGTGTCCACCTTCACGATCTGCACCATCCCGGACCCGGCCGCCGCAGTGCGCGAGGCCTACCGTGTGCTGCGACCCGGCGGGCGTTGTGTGCTGGTCGAGCACGGGCCGTCGGACAAAGCGATCGTGCGTGCGGGGATGCGACTGGCCGAATACGGGACCGCCCGATTCGCCGCCGACCACCTCACTCGCGATCCGGTACCCCTGCTTGAGCAGGCAGGATTTCGGATCGATGCCGTATCTCGGGCCAAGGCCGGCATCGCCTTTCACGTGCTCGCCGACCGCCCATAA
- a CDS encoding putative protein N(5)-glutamine methyltransferase: MSSSPSLCTRSAIVTRLRAAGCVFAEDEARLLLSTARTPVDLSSMVDRRAAGLPLEVVLGWAEFCGLRITVESGVFVPRRRSEFLVHQTVALTRPRAVVVELCCGSGALGAAVAAALGQVELYAVDTDPTAVRCARGNIAAAGGQAYVGDLYDPLPATLRGRVDVLVVNAPYVPTEEIELLPPEAREHEPQVALDGGADGLDVQRRVATAAPLWLAPGGHLLIETSKHQAPQTIETVAGNGLIPQVSSSDDLDATVVIATKPAPQGEPPVMTSE, translated from the coding sequence ATGTCCTCCTCTCCGTCACTGTGCACGCGATCGGCCATCGTCACCAGACTCCGAGCCGCCGGTTGTGTCTTCGCCGAAGACGAGGCGCGGTTGCTCCTCTCCACGGCACGGACTCCGGTCGACCTTTCCTCCATGGTGGACCGGCGAGCCGCCGGCCTGCCGCTGGAAGTCGTTCTGGGCTGGGCGGAGTTCTGCGGCCTGCGAATCACTGTGGAGTCCGGAGTCTTCGTACCTCGCCGGCGCAGCGAGTTCCTCGTTCACCAGACCGTCGCCCTGACCCGGCCGAGAGCTGTTGTCGTCGAACTGTGCTGCGGCTCGGGCGCGCTCGGCGCTGCCGTGGCTGCCGCGCTGGGCCAGGTCGAGCTGTACGCCGTCGATACCGACCCCACCGCGGTGCGGTGCGCTCGCGGCAACATCGCCGCTGCCGGTGGTCAGGCCTACGTTGGCGATCTTTACGATCCGCTGCCCGCGACGCTGCGGGGCCGAGTCGACGTTCTGGTCGTCAACGCACCCTATGTCCCCACCGAGGAGATCGAGCTACTTCCCCCGGAAGCCCGCGAACATGAGCCGCAGGTGGCCCTCGACGGTGGAGCGGACGGTCTGGATGTCCAGCGGCGAGTGGCCACCGCGGCACCACTCTGGCTGGCACCGGGTGGTCACCTGCTGATCGAAACCAGCAAGCACCAGGCGCCCCAGACCATCGAAACAGTCGCAGGCAACGGGCTGATCCCGCAGGTGAGTAGTTCCGATGATCTGGATGCCACCGTCGTCATCGCAACCAAGCCGGCCCCGCAGGGTGAACCACCCGTCATGACCTCCGAGTAA
- a CDS encoding MFS transporter — protein MRLERPTRQAWLVWGCAAVVYLAAVFHRGSLGVAGPLALDRFAVGPAALSTFTVLQVSIYAAMQIPTGLLVDRFGSRRVLTAAALLLGCGQVLFAVAESYPLGLAARAVLGIGDALTWVSVLRLVTAYFPPGIYPLVVTFSSALGALGGVAATFPLTFLLDQLGWTGTFLLVGAVTVGYAAVAATVVRDSPDRHHEQPRPRMQSLSALVRGVRTAWSTPATRLAFWVHFSTMFVMNALSLLWGYPYLINALNMPPHLAGMVLSVLIIGQIIGGPIMGTIIGRKPPHRMPIVLTYLMIAVVSLTLLITWPAGHPPLPVVIVVFGVFAFGGPVSATAFALVRDYNPSPSVGTATGIANTAGHTATALAVLGMGIILQIVASLDDTTAYRIALLAPLAMLLFGFARTTTWWRRTRSAVLAAQERGDEVPVPVLRRRWDLHR, from the coding sequence GTGCGCCTGGAACGCCCGACGCGCCAGGCGTGGCTGGTGTGGGGCTGCGCTGCCGTCGTCTACCTCGCCGCCGTATTCCACCGCGGTAGCCTCGGCGTCGCAGGCCCCCTGGCACTCGACCGCTTCGCCGTCGGCCCCGCCGCCCTGAGTACCTTCACCGTCCTGCAGGTCAGCATCTACGCCGCGATGCAGATCCCCACCGGCCTGCTCGTCGACCGCTTCGGCTCCCGCCGTGTGCTCACCGCCGCAGCCCTGCTCCTCGGCTGCGGACAAGTCCTGTTCGCCGTGGCCGAAAGCTACCCGCTGGGACTGGCCGCCCGCGCCGTCCTCGGCATCGGCGACGCCCTGACCTGGGTCAGTGTGCTACGGCTGGTGACCGCCTACTTCCCGCCGGGGATCTACCCGCTGGTGGTGACCTTCTCCTCGGCTCTCGGCGCACTCGGCGGGGTCGCCGCGACCTTCCCCCTGACCTTCCTCCTCGACCAACTCGGATGGACCGGCACGTTCCTGCTGGTCGGAGCGGTCACCGTCGGATACGCGGCGGTGGCGGCGACCGTGGTGCGCGACAGCCCGGACCGACACCACGAACAGCCCCGGCCACGCATGCAATCCCTGTCCGCACTGGTGCGCGGCGTCCGCACGGCCTGGTCGACCCCCGCGACCCGACTGGCCTTCTGGGTGCACTTTTCCACCATGTTCGTGATGAACGCCCTGTCCCTACTGTGGGGCTATCCCTACCTGATCAACGCCTTGAACATGCCCCCACACCTGGCAGGCATGGTCCTGAGCGTTTTGATCATCGGCCAGATCATCGGCGGCCCCATCATGGGAACCATCATCGGACGCAAACCACCGCACCGGATGCCGATCGTGCTGACCTACCTGATGATCGCGGTGGTCAGCCTGACACTGCTGATCACCTGGCCGGCAGGACACCCACCACTACCCGTGGTCATCGTGGTGTTCGGCGTCTTCGCCTTCGGAGGTCCCGTCTCGGCCACCGCCTTCGCACTGGTCCGCGACTACAACCCCAGCCCCAGCGTCGGCACCGCCACCGGCATCGCCAACACCGCCGGACATACCGCAACCGCCCTGGCCGTACTGGGCATGGGCATCATCCTGCAAATCGTCGCGTCCCTCGACGACACCACCGCCTACCGCATCGCCCTGCTGGCCCCGCTGGCGATGCTGCTCTTCGGCTTCGCCCGCACCACAACCTGGTGGCGACGCACCCGCTCGGCGGTCCTGGCCGCCCAGGAACGCGGCGACGAGGTTCCCGTCCCGGTGCTCCGCCGCCGCTGGGACCTGCACCGGTAA
- a CDS encoding alpha-mannosidase: MHDDRTLVEHRIDRVLTERLRPAQYRQSTGCRIGIGHTGDPVPVEQALQADYTPAAVGDTWGPAWTTTWFRLEATIPTAFAGHPVEALLDLGFDTERPGFQCEALVHAAHGEPIKGLHPRSTHIPVSAHATAGQQHTFYIEATANPDLLGPRGFRPTPLADPATAGHHPLYRIERAEIAPIDHDVAALVADIDVLTHLMHTLDAHTPRRGEILRALERMLDHLDLHDIHTTAPTARTHLAEVLAQPAHASAHRISAIGHAHIDSAWLWPLRETVRKVARTVANVTTLMDQHPDFLFAMSQAQQLDWLKQHSPSLFERARTHIAAGRFIPVGSMWVESDTNLPGGEALARQLVHGKRFYLDEFDLETREIWLPDSFGYSAALPQLATLAGAHWMLTQKLSWNHTNPFPHHTFWWEGIDGTRLFTHFPPVDTYNAALTGTELAHAGAHFAEHGHARRSLVPFGHGDGGGGPTREMLARADRTADLEGSPRVQFETPTEFFRAAHAEHTDPAVWVGELYLEAHRGTYTSQAATKRGNRRNEHLLREAELWCATATIAGLADYPYDTLDRLWKTVLLHQFHDILPGTSIAWVHREATEIHQQVTTELTDLIEDTQRHLAAAPGNRAITFNAAPHTRHGITALAAAPAEATTTPTAETHHDGTITLDNGLLHVAVDTRGLLTSVFDRAADRELLAPNSSGNLLQLHPDHPNAWDAWDIDAFHRHTTHEITDADNVTLDGTGPSPTVRVHRTVGASTIVQRLHLAAAAPRVNIDTDIDWHESEKLLKTAFPLDVHTDTYTAEIQFGHLHRPTHTNTSWDAAKFENCAHRWIHLGEPDYGIALVNDATYGHDVTRHPRRGGGTTTTARLSLLRAPRFPDPHTDHGRHRLTYALIAGADIGDAIREGYRTNLPERTITGTHTVDPLLHVDNDNVIIEAIKLADDRSGDVIARLYESRGGRARTRLTPSFTPASILRTDLLERPLDQQHTTDDTATLHLRPFEIVTLRLTRPD; the protein is encoded by the coding sequence ATGCACGACGACCGCACCCTTGTCGAGCACCGCATCGACCGCGTCCTGACCGAACGACTTCGCCCCGCCCAATACCGGCAATCGACCGGCTGCCGCATCGGAATCGGGCACACCGGTGATCCCGTTCCCGTCGAGCAAGCGCTGCAGGCCGACTACACGCCCGCCGCCGTCGGCGATACCTGGGGGCCTGCCTGGACCACCACCTGGTTCCGCCTCGAAGCGACCATCCCCACCGCATTCGCCGGCCACCCCGTCGAAGCCCTCCTCGATCTCGGCTTCGACACCGAACGCCCCGGCTTCCAATGCGAAGCCCTCGTACACGCCGCCCACGGCGAACCCATCAAAGGACTCCACCCCCGCAGCACCCACATTCCCGTCAGCGCCCACGCCACCGCCGGACAACAACACACCTTCTACATCGAAGCCACCGCCAACCCAGACCTGCTCGGACCCCGCGGTTTCCGCCCCACCCCACTGGCCGATCCCGCCACCGCCGGGCACCACCCGCTGTACCGGATCGAACGCGCCGAGATCGCCCCGATCGACCACGACGTCGCCGCCCTCGTCGCCGACATCGACGTGCTCACCCACCTCATGCACACCCTCGATGCCCACACCCCCCGCCGAGGCGAGATCCTGCGCGCCCTGGAACGCATGCTCGACCATCTCGACCTGCACGACATCCACACCACCGCCCCCACCGCGCGTACCCACCTCGCCGAGGTCCTCGCCCAACCCGCCCACGCCAGCGCCCACCGCATCTCGGCCATCGGACACGCCCACATCGACTCCGCCTGGCTATGGCCACTCCGGGAAACCGTGCGCAAGGTCGCCCGCACCGTGGCCAACGTGACCACCCTGATGGATCAGCACCCCGACTTCCTGTTCGCCATGTCGCAAGCCCAACAACTCGACTGGCTCAAACAGCACTCTCCGAGTCTGTTCGAACGTGCCCGTACCCACATCGCAGCAGGTCGGTTCATCCCCGTCGGCAGCATGTGGGTGGAATCCGACACCAACCTGCCCGGCGGCGAAGCCCTGGCCCGCCAACTCGTCCACGGCAAACGCTTCTACCTCGACGAATTCGACCTCGAAACCCGCGAGATCTGGCTACCCGACTCCTTCGGCTACAGCGCCGCCCTGCCGCAACTGGCCACCCTCGCCGGCGCGCACTGGATGCTGACCCAAAAACTGTCCTGGAACCACACCAACCCGTTTCCCCACCACACCTTCTGGTGGGAAGGCATCGACGGAACCCGGCTGTTCACCCACTTCCCACCCGTGGACACCTACAACGCCGCACTCACCGGCACCGAACTCGCCCACGCCGGCGCCCACTTCGCCGAACACGGCCACGCCCGCAGATCCCTGGTGCCGTTCGGCCACGGCGACGGCGGAGGAGGACCCACCCGGGAAATGCTCGCCCGCGCCGACCGCACCGCCGACCTCGAAGGCTCACCCCGGGTGCAATTCGAAACCCCCACCGAGTTCTTCCGCGCAGCCCACGCCGAACACACCGACCCGGCCGTGTGGGTCGGCGAGCTGTACCTGGAAGCCCACCGCGGCACCTACACCTCCCAAGCAGCCACCAAACGCGGCAACCGCCGCAACGAGCACCTGCTGCGCGAAGCCGAGCTGTGGTGTGCCACCGCCACCATCGCCGGACTGGCCGACTACCCCTACGACACCCTCGACAGGCTGTGGAAAACCGTGCTGCTGCACCAGTTCCACGACATCCTGCCCGGAACCTCCATCGCCTGGGTCCACCGCGAAGCCACCGAAATCCACCAGCAGGTCACCACCGAACTCACCGACCTCATCGAAGACACCCAACGGCACCTGGCCGCAGCCCCCGGAAACCGCGCGATCACCTTCAACGCCGCACCCCACACCCGCCACGGCATCACCGCCCTGGCCGCCGCACCAGCCGAGGCCACCACCACCCCCACCGCCGAGACCCACCACGACGGAACCATCACCCTCGACAACGGCCTCCTGCACGTCGCAGTGGACACACGCGGCCTGCTCACCTCCGTATTCGACCGTGCCGCCGACCGTGAACTCCTCGCCCCGAACAGCAGCGGCAACCTCCTGCAACTACACCCCGACCACCCCAACGCCTGGGACGCCTGGGACATCGACGCGTTCCACCGCCACACCACCCACGAGATCACCGACGCCGACAACGTCACCCTCGACGGAACCGGCCCAAGCCCCACCGTGCGCGTACACCGCACCGTCGGAGCCTCCACCATCGTCCAACGCCTCCACCTGGCCGCAGCAGCACCGCGCGTGAACATCGACACCGACATCGACTGGCACGAATCGGAAAAACTCCTCAAAACAGCCTTCCCGCTGGATGTCCACACCGACACCTACACCGCGGAAATCCAATTCGGGCACCTGCACCGACCCACCCACACCAACACCTCCTGGGACGCAGCGAAATTCGAAAACTGCGCGCACCGCTGGATCCACCTCGGCGAACCCGACTACGGCATCGCCCTGGTCAACGACGCCACCTACGGCCACGACGTCACCCGCCACCCCCGCCGCGGCGGCGGCACCACCACCACCGCACGCCTGTCCCTGCTGCGCGCCCCCCGATTCCCCGACCCCCACACCGACCACGGCAGGCACCGGCTGACCTACGCCCTCATCGCAGGCGCCGACATCGGCGACGCCATCCGCGAGGGATACCGCACCAACCTGCCCGAACGCACCATCACCGGCACCCACACCGTGGACCCCCTCCTGCACGTCGACAACGACAACGTGATCATCGAAGCAATCAAACTCGCCGACGACCGATCCGGTGACGTCATCGCCCGGCTCTACGAATCCCGTGGAGGACGCGCCCGCACCCGCCTGACCCCCTCGTTCACCCCCGCGAGCATCCTGCGCACCGACCTCCTCGAACGCCCCCTCGACCAGCAGCACACCACCGACGACACAGCAACCCTGCACCTGCGCCCCTTCGAGATCGTCACCCTGCGCCTGACTCGCCCCGACTGA
- a CDS encoding STAS domain-containing protein, whose product MILSHSSANSPAQGGDAATAPPRDTPHASSAFVPSRRAPEHDLSRDRQRINRSLRLLVERPVPGISVVRMIGDIDLASVSRLTELVRQRLAAAVLNALVLDLSEVSFVSSYGLELLLQAQRRAEQRGITLYVIAESRCVRRLLEVTDITGRFTCCATVAEAVALARTESR is encoded by the coding sequence GTGATTCTTTCGCACTCGTCTGCGAACTCACCCGCCCAGGGTGGTGACGCGGCGACCGCCCCTCCACGAGACACCCCGCACGCCTCCAGCGCGTTCGTCCCGTCCCGGCGAGCGCCCGAACACGACCTCAGCAGGGACCGCCAGCGCATCAACCGGTCCCTGCGCCTGCTGGTCGAACGCCCCGTTCCCGGCATCTCGGTGGTGCGGATGATCGGCGACATCGATCTGGCTTCGGTTTCCCGACTGACCGAACTCGTCCGCCAGCGGTTGGCCGCTGCCGTGCTGAACGCACTGGTCCTGGACCTCTCCGAAGTTTCCTTCGTCAGCAGCTACGGCCTGGAGTTGCTCCTGCAGGCCCAGCGCCGCGCCGAACAACGCGGCATCACCCTGTATGTGATCGCCGAATCCCGCTGCGTGCGCCGACTGTTGGAGGTCACCGACATAACCGGGCGTTTCACCTGTTGTGCCACCGTGGCCGAAGCAGTCGCCCTGGCCCGCACGGAGTCCCGGTAG
- a CDS encoding Prokaryotic metallothionein has translation MATCEVCGNEYWMSFEIHTVGGNVHVFDSFECAAQRLAPVCEHCGCRILGHGVEDSGRFFCCAHCARKSGASMAEELRDTVGAHPG, from the coding sequence ATGGCCACATGTGAAGTGTGCGGTAACGAATACTGGATGAGCTTCGAGATTCACACCGTGGGTGGAAATGTGCACGTGTTCGATTCGTTCGAGTGTGCGGCCCAGAGGTTGGCACCGGTGTGTGAGCACTGTGGGTGCCGCATTCTCGGGCATGGTGTGGAAGACAGTGGGCGGTTCTTCTGCTGTGCGCATTGTGCCCGCAAGTCGGGAGCGTCGATGGCCGAGGAATTGCGGGACACGGTGGGTGCTCATCCCGGGTAG
- a CDS encoding tRNA-binding protein — protein sequence MAKIEWDDFDKVELRVGTVVDAAPNVQARKPAYVLTVDLGEFGGMKTSSAQITEHYPAESLIGRQVLCVCNFEPRRIAGVKSEVLVTGVHDQDGKVVLAGFDHPVPNGTRLL from the coding sequence ATGGCGAAGATCGAGTGGGACGATTTCGACAAGGTCGAGCTGCGGGTCGGCACGGTGGTCGACGCGGCCCCGAACGTGCAGGCACGCAAGCCCGCCTACGTGCTGACGGTGGACCTCGGCGAGTTCGGCGGGATGAAGACCTCCAGCGCGCAGATCACCGAGCATTACCCCGCCGAGTCCCTGATCGGACGCCAGGTCCTGTGCGTGTGCAATTTCGAGCCCCGGCGCATCGCAGGTGTCAAGTCCGAGGTCCTCGTAACCGGTGTTCATGACCAGGACGGAAAGGTCGTCCTGGCCGGTTTTGATCATCCTGTTCCGAACGGGACTCGGCTCTTGTGA
- a CDS encoding haloacid dehalogenase type II — MPQSVRAVVFDVNETLSDMSPLRSRLEEVGVSGHLFATWFAGVLRDGLGLTAAGAYADFQELARADLVALLAATDGVNRDVESAAEHVLDGLSRLAVHPDVAEGVHDLREAGLRLATMTNGSASMTRGLLSRAGLLDSFEALLDVSGPRVWKPAPAAYRYVLDQLEVAPSEALLVAVHPWDIDGARRLGMQAAWLHRGRQVYPSARTPPTHTSEDLRSLAELLRNP, encoded by the coding sequence GTGCCTCAGTCCGTTCGCGCAGTGGTGTTCGACGTCAACGAAACCTTGAGTGACATGTCCCCGCTGCGGTCCCGTCTCGAGGAGGTCGGTGTCTCCGGGCACCTGTTCGCCACGTGGTTCGCGGGAGTGCTGCGGGACGGGCTCGGCTTGACCGCCGCGGGTGCCTACGCGGACTTTCAGGAATTGGCCCGGGCCGATCTGGTCGCCCTGCTTGCCGCCACCGACGGTGTGAACAGAGATGTCGAGAGCGCAGCAGAGCATGTCCTGGACGGGCTCAGCCGGTTGGCGGTGCATCCGGATGTTGCCGAGGGAGTGCACGACCTGCGCGAGGCAGGTTTGCGGCTGGCGACCATGACCAACGGTTCGGCGTCGATGACCCGGGGATTGCTGTCTCGGGCCGGGTTGCTTGATTCTTTCGAAGCATTGCTCGATGTCAGCGGTCCGCGGGTGTGGAAACCGGCCCCGGCGGCCTATCGGTATGTGCTCGATCAGCTCGAGGTCGCACCGAGTGAGGCGCTGTTGGTGGCCGTGCACCCGTGGGACATCGACGGTGCTCGTCGTCTGGGTATGCAGGCGGCCTGGCTGCACCGTGGCCGGCAGGTGTATCCGTCGGCGAGGACACCGCCGACCCACACCAGCGAGGATCTGCGGTCGCTGGCCGAACTTCTGCGCAACCCGTAG